One part of the Olleya sp. YS genome encodes these proteins:
- a CDS encoding DUF2807 domain-containing protein has product MKHLLVAVLFLTTTILVAQNPKNKNVGDFNKVKVFDLIKVSLVKSDENKVMITGEDVDDVEIIIKNNTLKVRMKLDRSFDGTKTFVAVHYTDLKTIDANEGSIIVGNELIEQDTIELRAQEGASIIVGLDVDTVNIRAVSGGIIETRGKANTQNITLNTGGIYEGRAFETKNTTVKIRAAGEAEVKASNTVDARITAGGDIYIYGNPETVNKKQTFGGRIEIKENQ; this is encoded by the coding sequence ATGAAACATTTATTAGTTGCAGTATTATTTTTAACCACCACTATTTTAGTCGCTCAAAATCCAAAAAATAAAAACGTAGGTGATTTTAATAAAGTTAAAGTCTTTGATTTAATTAAAGTAAGTCTTGTTAAGTCAGATGAAAATAAAGTGATGATTACAGGTGAAGATGTTGATGATGTTGAAATTATTATAAAAAACAACACTTTAAAAGTACGTATGAAACTAGATCGTAGTTTTGATGGTACCAAAACATTTGTAGCTGTACATTATACAGACTTAAAGACTATTGATGCTAATGAGGGTTCAATAATTGTGGGTAACGAGTTAATTGAGCAAGATACTATAGAGTTGCGTGCACAAGAAGGTGCTTCAATTATAGTAGGTTTAGATGTCGATACAGTTAATATAAGAGCTGTTTCTGGCGGAATAATAGAAACTAGAGGAAAAGCTAACACCCAAAATATTACACTTAATACAGGAGGTATTTATGAAGGTCGTGCGTTTGAAACCAAAAATACGACTGTTAAAATTAGAGCAGCAGGTGAAGCTGAGGTTAAAGCAAGTAATACAGTGGATGCACGTATTACAGCTGGAGGAGATATTTATATTTATGGAAATCCAGAAACAGTAAATAAAAAACAAACCTTTGGTGGACGTATAGAAATAAAAGAAAATCAATAA
- a CDS encoding heavy metal-binding domain-containing protein — protein MILTTTNSIEGFRIIEYKGIITGTSFEMKTKFSFKTEKNKDITKAVIDDAKEHAFQELQTNASNLNANAVVGISVDIETVQGSYFYVSVTGTAVSVATDK, from the coding sequence ATGATACTTACAACTACAAACTCAATAGAAGGCTTTAGAATAATTGAATATAAAGGTATTATAACAGGAACTTCTTTTGAGATGAAAACAAAATTTTCTTTTAAAACAGAGAAAAATAAAGACATTACCAAAGCAGTAATAGATGATGCTAAAGAACATGCGTTTCAAGAGCTACAAACTAATGCAAGTAATTTAAATGCAAATGCAGTTGTTGGTATTTCTGTAGATATTGAAACTGTACAAGGCTCTTATTTTTACGTTTCAGTAACAGGAACAGCTGTTAGTGTTGCAACAGATAAATAA
- the rnr gene encoding ribonuclease R, protein MTKKKKRKPSHNKISNLTNTILSILKKDRNQSFNYKQIAAKLGVNDASSRNQIIKTLAKLASKEEIEQVDRGKFKAILNTEYHTGIFDAAQRGNGYVICDAFEDDIYIASNNVNKALNGDEVEVYVYKRRKRGKLEGEITNIIKRAKTEYVGIIQIHKNKNFAFVVVDGNKMQTDIFVPINKTLKAEDGDKVVVTMEDWPEKADSPNGKVIKVLGKAGEHNTEIHAILAEYGLPYEFPKEVEDYANTIDLDIKAEEIAKRRDMRKDLTFTIDPKDAKDFDDALSFEVLDNGLYEIGIHIADVSHYLKEGTVLDDEAYERATSVYLVDRVVPMLPEILSNGACSLRPHEEKYTFSAVFKINDKAEIKDQWFGRTVTYSDARFAYEEAQAIIESGTNEIPQEVSLTGKPYKTDQNIADAVLKLDELAKKMRSKRMRNGAISFDKVEVKFSLDEEANPVGVHFKTSKDANKLIEEFMLLANKKVSEFVSKMKPPKTFVYRVHDEPDESKLAALQGVVARFGHKLNFKSRDNIAASLNKLLSDVQGQKEQNLVDTLAIRTMSKAEYTTDNIGHYGLAFDYYSHFTSPIRRYPDVMAHRLLQRYLDKEKSANAEVYEEKCKHSSNMEYLATKAERDSIKYMQIKFMQDHQDEEFVGVISGVTDWGIYVEIISNKCEGMVRIRDIKDDHYDFDQDQFALIGRETKNMYQLGDEVVVKVKQADLVKRHLDFELIGKHEE, encoded by the coding sequence ATGACAAAAAAGAAAAAAAGGAAACCATCTCATAATAAGATTTCCAACCTAACAAATACTATTCTAAGTATTTTAAAAAAAGATAGAAACCAATCCTTTAATTATAAACAAATAGCTGCTAAACTTGGTGTTAATGATGCTAGTAGCAGAAACCAAATTATAAAAACACTTGCTAAACTTGCTTCAAAAGAAGAAATTGAACAAGTTGATCGTGGTAAGTTTAAAGCTATTCTAAATACCGAGTATCACACAGGTATTTTTGATGCTGCACAACGTGGTAACGGTTATGTTATTTGTGATGCGTTTGAAGATGATATTTATATAGCATCTAACAATGTTAATAAAGCATTAAATGGTGACGAAGTTGAAGTATATGTGTATAAACGTAGAAAACGTGGTAAGTTAGAAGGAGAAATAACTAATATTATCAAACGTGCAAAAACCGAATATGTTGGTATTATCCAAATACATAAAAACAAAAATTTTGCTTTTGTAGTGGTTGATGGTAATAAAATGCAAACAGATATTTTTGTACCAATTAATAAAACATTAAAAGCTGAAGATGGCGACAAAGTAGTAGTTACTATGGAAGATTGGCCAGAAAAAGCCGATTCACCAAATGGAAAAGTGATTAAAGTTTTAGGTAAAGCTGGAGAACATAATACCGAAATACACGCTATACTAGCAGAATACGGTTTACCATACGAATTTCCAAAAGAAGTAGAAGACTATGCAAATACTATAGATTTAGATATTAAAGCAGAAGAAATTGCAAAACGTCGCGACATGCGTAAAGATTTAACCTTTACCATAGATCCAAAAGATGCTAAAGATTTTGATGATGCCTTATCATTTGAAGTTTTAGATAATGGCTTATATGAAATAGGTATCCATATTGCAGACGTATCACACTATTTAAAAGAAGGAACTGTTTTAGATGATGAAGCGTATGAGCGCGCAACCTCAGTATATTTAGTAGATCGTGTGGTACCTATGTTACCAGAAATACTCTCTAATGGAGCATGCTCGTTACGACCACATGAAGAAAAATATACCTTCTCTGCAGTATTTAAAATAAATGATAAAGCCGAAATTAAAGACCAATGGTTTGGTCGTACAGTTACATATAGTGATGCTAGATTTGCTTATGAAGAAGCTCAAGCTATTATAGAGTCTGGTACTAATGAGATTCCTCAAGAGGTATCGTTAACAGGTAAACCTTATAAAACTGATCAAAACATAGCAGATGCTGTTTTAAAATTAGATGAATTAGCTAAGAAAATGCGTAGTAAACGCATGCGTAATGGAGCGATAAGTTTTGATAAAGTAGAAGTAAAATTCTCTTTAGATGAAGAGGCTAATCCAGTAGGTGTTCATTTTAAAACCAGTAAAGATGCTAATAAGTTAATTGAAGAATTTATGCTTCTTGCCAACAAAAAAGTATCCGAGTTTGTCTCTAAAATGAAGCCACCAAAAACGTTTGTCTATCGTGTACATGACGAACCAGACGAAAGTAAACTTGCAGCCTTACAAGGTGTTGTAGCCAGATTTGGACATAAATTAAATTTTAAAAGTCGAGATAATATTGCTGCTTCTTTAAATAAATTATTATCAGATGTACAAGGTCAAAAAGAGCAAAATCTGGTTGATACATTAGCAATTCGTACGATGTCTAAAGCAGAATACACAACAGATAATATTGGACATTACGGTTTAGCGTTTGATTATTATAGTCACTTCACATCACCAATTAGACGTTATCCAGATGTGATGGCGCATCGTTTATTACAACGCTATTTAGATAAAGAAAAATCTGCCAATGCAGAGGTGTATGAAGAAAAATGTAAACACTCTTCTAACATGGAATATCTAGCTACTAAAGCAGAACGTGACTCGATTAAATACATGCAAATCAAATTTATGCAAGACCATCAAGACGAAGAATTTGTTGGTGTTATTTCTGGTGTTACTGATTGGGGAATTTATGTTGAGATTATTTCTAATAAATGCGAAGGAATGGTTAGAATTAGAGATATAAAAGATGATCATTATGACTTTGATCAAGATCAATTTGCTTTAATAGGACGCGAAACAAAAAATATGTACCAGCTTGGTGATGAGGTTGTTGTTAAAGTAAAACAAGCAGATTTAGTCAAGCGTCATCTGGATTTTGAATTAATAGGGAAACACGAAGAATAG